One stretch of Priestia megaterium DNA includes these proteins:
- a CDS encoding phytoene desaturase family protein, translating to MKKVLIVGAGLGGLAAGVLLQTKGFDVTIVEKNEHVGGKMMPVQLGEYSFDFGPNTITMPEVFQWLFEQAGERPEDYMPLVKLTHHTNNFFTDGSQFSMSIDERKMIQQLERLDPFAAEQYPAYLKEVKRIYDIAKSQFFYRTFSSWKDYTNPSLLKALLQVRPFETVDTFHQRFFRNENIRNAFNRYATYIGSSPYTSPATFSLIGHLEMNDGVYYVKGGNPRIAKGLGHVFQKAGGKLYTNCSVTEIVVKNKRAVGVEVNGEEKIDADIVIVNGDLLKAYPALVKEQHRPHFKNKKAAEFEPSISAYVIMAAVKKRFPQLIHHQVYFSQDYKQEFYELFQQKTLPTDPTIYICNSSYTDNTVAPGDNLFILVNAPAVKEENQEEMKAYREVVYRKLSQFGLDIEPSLVHERIVTPYEIEQTFGAFKGALYGVSSNRKMDSFLRPSNVSKDVKNLYFVGGTTHPGGGSPMVTISGINVAMLISSS from the coding sequence ATGAAAAAAGTACTAATAGTTGGGGCAGGATTAGGCGGATTAGCTGCAGGAGTTCTTCTTCAAACAAAAGGGTTCGATGTCACAATTGTGGAAAAAAACGAGCATGTAGGCGGAAAAATGATGCCTGTGCAGCTAGGAGAATATTCTTTTGATTTTGGGCCTAATACCATTACAATGCCAGAAGTTTTTCAGTGGTTATTTGAGCAAGCGGGTGAACGTCCAGAAGACTATATGCCTCTTGTCAAACTAACGCATCATACGAATAATTTCTTCACCGACGGCTCACAATTTTCCATGTCTATAGATGAAAGAAAAATGATTCAGCAGCTTGAACGTCTCGATCCCTTTGCTGCGGAGCAATACCCTGCCTATTTAAAAGAAGTAAAAAGAATATACGACATTGCAAAAAGTCAATTTTTCTACCGGACATTTTCATCGTGGAAAGATTACACAAACCCTTCATTATTAAAAGCATTGCTGCAAGTAAGGCCGTTTGAAACAGTAGATACGTTTCATCAGCGCTTTTTTCGAAACGAAAACATTCGAAATGCATTTAATCGATATGCAACCTATATCGGATCTTCACCTTATACATCACCCGCTACGTTTTCACTGATTGGACATTTAGAAATGAATGATGGGGTGTACTATGTAAAAGGAGGAAATCCTAGAATTGCAAAAGGATTGGGCCATGTGTTCCAAAAAGCTGGAGGAAAGCTGTATACAAACTGCAGCGTTACTGAAATAGTAGTAAAAAATAAACGGGCTGTCGGAGTGGAAGTAAATGGAGAAGAAAAGATAGACGCGGATATCGTTATTGTGAACGGGGACTTGCTAAAAGCCTATCCGGCACTCGTAAAAGAACAGCATAGACCTCATTTTAAAAACAAAAAAGCAGCTGAATTTGAGCCTTCCATATCAGCTTATGTGATCATGGCAGCTGTTAAGAAGCGCTTTCCTCAGCTGATTCATCATCAAGTGTATTTTTCTCAGGATTATAAACAGGAATTCTATGAGCTATTTCAGCAAAAAACGCTTCCAACCGATCCCACCATCTACATTTGTAATTCTTCATATACCGATAACACGGTAGCTCCGGGTGATAATTTATTTATTTTAGTGAATGCTCCTGCTGTGAAAGAAGAGAATCAAGAAGAAATGAAAGCTTACAGAGAAGTTGTCTATCGCAAGCTTTCTCAGTTTGGTTTAGATATCGAGCCTTCGCTCGTACATGAACGAATTGTTACTCCATATGAAATTGAACAAACGTTTGGTGCATTTAAAGGCGCTTTGTACGGCGTGAGTTCAAACCGGAAAATGGATAGTTTTCTTCGCCCAAGTAACGTCTCAAAAGATGTTAAAAACTTATATTTTGTAGGAGGAACGACTCACCCTGGAGGAGGGTCTCCTATGGTCACGATTAGCGGCATCAATGTAGCTATGCTTATTTCATCTTCCTAA
- a CDS encoding glycosyltransferase translates to MVNVVESEGEIMIYYMLLFIFMLLLTIVNIQAMPKLKRYEPDSKTPQALISILIPMRNEERNVKRIISSIKGLTYSNLECVILDDQSTDQTRTQLLKEIHGDPRFTIIEGKELKEGWVGKVHACHQLSQAANGDYLLFVDADVELKERTLEHTLATAQATKAALLTGFPRFPVKTWLEALVVPLQHVVVFSYLPVVVANRNKMSKASAAHGAFMFIKKEAYEAVGGHEAVKSSLVEDVHLAQLFKQKKHRVILANITSYVSCYMYETTEEVWNGFAKNIFVGLGRSAKAVWVLSVFFACYYVLPLPFFIAGIFTGNMLWILPFCIMLFQRFLIDRSAQQKGLLFCTMPASAIVLMLLMNHSMKRERKKQGYEWKGRHYQ, encoded by the coding sequence ATGGTTAACGTGGTGGAAAGCGAAGGTGAAATAATGATTTACTATATGCTTTTATTTATTTTTATGCTGCTTCTAACCATTGTAAATATTCAAGCAATGCCTAAATTAAAAAGATACGAGCCGGATTCCAAAACACCTCAGGCTCTCATTTCTATTTTAATTCCAATGCGAAATGAAGAACGAAATGTAAAGCGAATCATTTCCTCTATTAAAGGATTAACGTATAGCAATCTAGAATGTGTCATACTAGACGATCAGTCCACAGATCAAACACGAACACAGCTGTTGAAAGAAATTCACGGGGATCCGAGGTTTACCATCATAGAAGGAAAAGAGCTGAAAGAAGGGTGGGTCGGAAAAGTTCATGCCTGTCACCAGCTGTCGCAAGCTGCAAATGGAGACTATTTATTGTTTGTAGATGCAGATGTAGAACTAAAAGAACGTACACTAGAACATACTTTAGCCACAGCACAAGCGACAAAGGCCGCTCTTTTAACAGGTTTCCCTCGTTTTCCCGTAAAAACGTGGTTAGAAGCATTGGTTGTTCCGCTTCAGCATGTGGTTGTTTTTAGTTATTTACCGGTTGTCGTAGCTAATCGTAACAAGATGAGCAAAGCTTCAGCGGCTCACGGTGCTTTTATGTTTATAAAAAAAGAAGCTTACGAGGCCGTAGGAGGACATGAAGCCGTCAAATCTTCACTAGTAGAAGATGTCCACCTAGCCCAGCTTTTTAAGCAAAAGAAACACCGCGTCATTTTAGCTAATATTACCTCTTATGTTAGCTGTTATATGTATGAAACAACAGAAGAAGTATGGAACGGTTTTGCTAAAAACATCTTTGTAGGTCTGGGCCGCTCCGCTAAAGCAGTTTGGGTACTAAGCGTTTTTTTTGCCTGTTACTATGTGCTGCCGCTTCCTTTTTTTATAGCAGGAATATTCACAGGCAACATGCTTTGGATTCTTCCTTTTTGCATTATGCTTTTTCAGCGGTTTTTAATTGACCGGTCGGCTCAGCAAAAAGGGCTTTTGTTTTGTACTATGCCGGCGTCGGCAATTGTGCTGATGCTGCTGATGAATCATTCCATGAAGCGTGAACGAAAAAAGCAGGGATATGAATGGAAAGGAAGGCATTATCAATGA
- a CDS encoding lysophospholipid acyltransferase family protein — MIYPKKNSIFERFFQLFVTYQLKKQFYRIHLHIEGLPKDKKTLLIANHSSWWDGLVTFYLNNAVLKTDLYAMMSEQGMKDFPFFQRIGAFSVNAASPKHTVESLRFASKLLEEKKAVLIFPQGKEEHLEKRPLTFSEGPAFLLKKHSDVEVIPITYYYTFRHDQRPELFIWIGQAVFYDSAKAREEITNTLGGAVTTQLDHQKQKIIQENDEEFTVLLKGKKTLSEWLTWWKAKVK, encoded by the coding sequence ATGATTTACCCGAAGAAAAACTCAATATTTGAGCGATTTTTTCAACTGTTTGTCACATATCAGCTTAAAAAGCAATTTTATCGTATTCATTTACATATAGAAGGGCTCCCGAAAGATAAAAAAACCTTATTAATTGCTAATCATTCCAGCTGGTGGGACGGTTTAGTGACATTTTATTTAAATAACGCGGTATTAAAAACAGATCTATACGCTATGATGTCCGAACAAGGAATGAAGGATTTTCCTTTTTTTCAACGAATCGGGGCTTTTTCAGTAAATGCAGCGTCTCCGAAGCACACGGTGGAATCGTTAAGGTTTGCCAGTAAGCTGTTAGAAGAGAAAAAAGCGGTGCTTATTTTTCCTCAAGGAAAAGAAGAGCATCTTGAGAAAAGACCGTTAACTTTTTCTGAAGGACCTGCTTTTCTTCTAAAGAAGCATTCTGACGTTGAAGTTATTCCCATTACGTATTATTATACGTTTCGCCATGATCAGCGACCGGAGCTTTTTATCTGGATAGGGCAAGCTGTTTTTTACGACTCAGCTAAGGCAAGAGAAGAGATAACCAACACGCTAGGCGGTGCAGTCACTACTCAGCTCGATCATCAAAAACAGAAAATAATTCAAGAAAACGATGAGGAATTTACGGTTTTACTAAAAGGAAAAAAGACGCTTAGTGAATGGTTAACGTGGTGGAAAGCGAAGGTGAAATAA
- a CDS encoding carotenoid biosynthesis protein — protein MITNGIYRFFLIWYVCGVVLLSFDLLPSWLEWANAVFLHLSSLLAVIYLAKAYGVRRALLVAIFVTGASIYIESLGVKYGFLFGSYDYEKDFGAKILGVPLTIGSAWFMVVITSRILALGIIKRMELPFIVHGIAYAVISSLFAVIMDLAIDPVAYVVKQYWVWEGDSFYYNIPLSNFSGWFLLSFFIQLFVYFFLAKSPKEENPVWERRMVFLYGAVVMMFVIVALANGLWLVVWLTMIPFLILYIVYKKETRL, from the coding sequence ATGATCACAAATGGTATTTATCGTTTTTTTCTTATCTGGTACGTATGCGGAGTCGTCTTGCTTTCCTTCGATTTGCTGCCTTCATGGTTAGAATGGGCAAACGCGGTCTTTTTACACTTGAGCAGTCTTCTTGCTGTTATTTATCTAGCTAAAGCTTATGGGGTAAGGCGGGCACTGCTCGTTGCGATATTTGTGACAGGCGCATCTATTTATATCGAAAGTCTAGGTGTTAAGTATGGATTTTTATTTGGATCCTACGATTATGAAAAAGATTTTGGCGCCAAAATTTTAGGGGTTCCTCTAACCATTGGTTCGGCTTGGTTTATGGTTGTGATTACAAGCAGAATATTAGCTCTCGGAATTATAAAACGTATGGAACTGCCGTTTATTGTCCATGGAATTGCCTATGCAGTCATTAGTTCGCTTTTTGCTGTTATTATGGATTTGGCTATTGATCCTGTTGCCTATGTTGTTAAACAATATTGGGTGTGGGAAGGGGATAGCTTTTATTATAATATTCCTTTATCTAATTTCTCCGGCTGGTTTTTATTGTCTTTCTTCATTCAGCTGTTCGTATATTTCTTTTTAGCTAAGTCTCCTAAAGAGGAAAATCCGGTGTGGGAAAGAAGAATGGTATTTTTGTATGGTGCAGTTGTCATGATGTTTGTGATTGTAGCGTTAGCAAATGGCCTATGGCTTGTCGTATGGCTGACGATGATTCCTTTTCTTATTCTTTATATTGTGTATAAAAAGGAGACTCGCTTATGA
- a CDS encoding urease accessory protein UreH has product METSFFSILILGFFLGIKHALEPDHIIAVSTIASKSKKLWRSSLAGVYWGIGHTLTLFIFGMILMVLKSSISERMSMSLEFLVGIMLVYLGFTSFLSYKKQVHTHHEKTSYLKSLGIGFVHGLAGSAAMVVLTMSTVTHVWQGALYIIIFGIGTCLGMLLFTTIIGIPFVTTKKQVTLNRCLMQVTGAVSIIFGLYYMYNLGVSDGLFSLWF; this is encoded by the coding sequence ATGGAAACAAGTTTTTTTTCAATTTTAATACTAGGTTTTTTTTTAGGAATCAAGCATGCTCTAGAACCAGATCATATTATCGCTGTATCAACCATTGCTTCAAAAAGTAAAAAGCTGTGGCGCTCTTCGCTTGCAGGAGTATACTGGGGGATTGGCCATACGCTTACGCTGTTTATTTTTGGCATGATTTTAATGGTGTTAAAAAGCAGTATTTCTGAACGTATGAGCATGTCACTTGAATTTTTAGTGGGCATTATGCTCGTTTACCTCGGTTTTACATCGTTTCTGTCTTACAAAAAACAAGTACATACGCATCATGAAAAAACGTCTTACTTAAAGTCATTAGGCATTGGCTTTGTTCATGGACTGGCCGGAAGCGCAGCGATGGTTGTATTAACGATGAGCACCGTTACTCACGTATGGCAAGGTGCTCTGTACATTATCATTTTTGGAATCGGCACTTGTCTTGGCATGCTGTTATTTACAACGATTATTGGGATTCCATTCGTTACAACTAAAAAACAAGTGACGTTAAACCGCTGCTTGATGCAGGTAACAGGCGCTGTCAGCATTATATTTGGCCTTTATTATATGTATAATTTAGGTGTAAGCGACGGATTGTTTAGTCTGTGGTTCTAA
- a CDS encoding urease accessory protein UreD, with amino-acid sequence MSYTGYLELRAERNSERTVIKDTYHYGAFKVARPIYMTPESPFVYMLHVGGGYVSGDKYKTMITVEKNAQLTATTQSATKVYKTPNEAVLQETCITLEEQAIMEYIPDPLILYENAAFVQEITVHMAQNAALFMCDSITPGWSPDGQLFQYTSMRSKLKLYVNKQLKVYDHLYLKPESHLRGMMKMEGYTHFGSIIIVHPNADDAFIAKVHQLCEEAGCKVGASALPIPGCAIRILAASTQEVEDIIAKVYGLFRQHLLKAEVSLLRKY; translated from the coding sequence ATGAGCTACACGGGTTATTTAGAGCTTCGAGCAGAAAGAAACAGTGAGCGAACCGTTATTAAAGATACTTATCATTACGGGGCTTTCAAAGTTGCCAGACCTATTTACATGACTCCTGAATCACCTTTTGTTTATATGCTGCACGTAGGCGGAGGATACGTGAGCGGAGACAAGTATAAAACGATGATAACGGTAGAGAAAAATGCCCAGCTGACGGCTACTACTCAATCTGCGACAAAGGTGTACAAAACACCGAACGAAGCTGTTTTACAAGAAACGTGTATAACCCTTGAAGAACAAGCCATCATGGAATATATACCAGACCCGCTTATTTTGTATGAAAATGCTGCATTTGTCCAAGAAATAACGGTTCATATGGCACAAAACGCTGCTTTGTTTATGTGTGACAGCATCACCCCGGGGTGGTCGCCGGATGGGCAGCTGTTTCAGTATACCTCTATGCGTTCCAAGCTTAAACTGTATGTAAACAAGCAGCTGAAGGTATACGATCACTTATACTTGAAGCCAGAAAGCCATTTGCGCGGCATGATGAAAATGGAAGGATATACTCATTTTGGATCGATTATCATTGTTCATCCAAACGCCGACGACGCATTTATAGCGAAAGTACATCAGCTGTGCGAAGAGGCAGGCTGTAAAGTAGGAGCTTCCGCACTTCCGATCCCCGGATGTGCTATTCGAATATTAGCTGCTAGTACACAAGAAGTTGAAGACATAATCGCTAAAGTATACGGATTGTTCCGACAGCATCTACTAAAAGCTGAAGTATCACTTTTGCGTAAGTATTAA
- the ureG gene encoding urease accessory protein UreG — MDAIKIGIGGPVGAGKTMLVERLTRALEGQLSMAVITNDIYTKEDAQFLVKNSILPENRIVGVETGGCPHTAIREDASMNFAAIDELVERHPDVELIFVESGGDNLAATFSPELVDFSIYIIDVAQGEKIPRKGGQGMIKSDLFIINKTDLAPYVGASLEVMEKDTIQARGHKPFVFTNLKEDKGLDQVIEWIKKEAFLIGLES; from the coding sequence ATGGATGCAATTAAAATTGGAATTGGTGGACCTGTTGGTGCAGGGAAAACAATGTTAGTAGAACGATTAACGCGTGCACTAGAAGGACAGCTAAGCATGGCAGTCATTACAAACGATATTTATACAAAAGAAGATGCACAATTTTTAGTAAAAAACAGTATTTTGCCAGAAAATCGTATCGTAGGAGTAGAAACAGGAGGATGTCCTCATACGGCTATTCGAGAAGATGCATCTATGAACTTTGCTGCGATCGATGAGTTAGTGGAACGTCACCCCGATGTTGAACTTATTTTTGTAGAAAGCGGAGGAGATAATTTAGCCGCAACGTTTAGCCCAGAGCTCGTTGATTTTTCGATTTATATCATCGACGTAGCACAAGGGGAAAAAATCCCGCGTAAAGGCGGTCAAGGAATGATTAAATCTGATTTATTCATTATCAACAAAACAGATTTAGCCCCGTATGTAGGAGCTAGTTTAGAAGTAATGGAAAAAGATACAATTCAAGCGAGAGGGCACAAGCCTTTTGTTTTCACCAATTTAAAAGAAGATAAAGGGCTCGACCAAGTGATAGAATGGATTAAAAAAGAGGCCTTTTTAATCGGCCTTGAATCATGA
- a CDS encoding urease accessory protein UreF produces MTNSLLSLIQLCDSNFPSGAFSHSFGFETYIQRDQIHNTETFQEALRTYLDVQLTYTDGLACRLAYEYAAHDQFNEIMRVDHELYALALSKETREGTRRVGQRMLKLCLELFQGSYLEKYMSEVKAKKAYGHPAVVFALASLQLNITKEDAILSHLYASISSLIQNAVRGIPIGQTDGQKTLVLFQPLLQQALHHILQADQEEFGAVTPGLEIAQMQHEQLHVRLFMS; encoded by the coding sequence ATGACTAATTCATTGCTTTCGCTGATTCAACTATGTGATTCAAATTTTCCATCCGGTGCATTTTCACATTCGTTTGGCTTTGAAACGTATATTCAGCGAGATCAAATTCACAACACAGAAACCTTTCAAGAAGCGCTTCGTACATACCTTGATGTTCAGCTGACGTATACGGACGGCTTAGCATGCAGACTGGCTTATGAGTATGCTGCTCATGACCAGTTTAACGAAATTATGAGAGTGGATCATGAATTATACGCTCTTGCTTTGTCAAAAGAAACAAGAGAAGGGACAAGACGCGTGGGCCAGCGCATGTTAAAACTTTGCTTAGAGTTATTTCAAGGCTCTTATTTGGAAAAGTATATGAGTGAGGTAAAAGCAAAGAAGGCGTATGGACATCCTGCTGTTGTATTTGCGTTAGCCAGCCTGCAGTTAAATATCACAAAAGAAGACGCAATTTTAAGTCACCTGTACGCTAGCATTTCTTCGTTAATTCAAAATGCTGTTCGCGGCATACCGATCGGTCAAACGGATGGGCAAAAAACGCTCGTTCTTTTTCAACCGCTGCTGCAGCAAGCACTTCATCATATTTTACAAGCGGATCAAGAGGAATTTGGTGCCGTGACACCAGGGTTAGAAATCGCTCAAATGCAGCATGAACAATTGCATGTCCGATTGTTCATGTCATAA
- the ureE gene encoding urease accessory protein UreE: MVIEKIIGNMATLEKQSPHIEKVYIESDHLVKRVQRVVTDHGKELGIRLKENRELADGDVLFMDESNMIVVQVLADDILTIQPIDIQQMGEIAHQLGNRHLPAQFEGGDMLVQYDYLVEELLQQLDIPYKREKRKVKQAFKHIGHSHD; this comes from the coding sequence ATGGTCATCGAAAAAATTATCGGAAATATGGCAACATTAGAAAAACAATCTCCGCACATAGAAAAGGTATATATCGAAAGTGATCACTTAGTAAAACGCGTTCAGCGCGTTGTAACAGATCACGGTAAGGAACTAGGAATCCGTCTAAAAGAAAATCGCGAGCTCGCTGATGGCGACGTGCTATTTATGGATGAAAGCAATATGATTGTCGTGCAGGTGCTGGCAGACGATATTTTGACGATTCAGCCCATTGATATTCAGCAGATGGGAGAAATTGCTCATCAGCTTGGCAACCGACATTTGCCCGCGCAGTTTGAAGGTGGAGACATGCTCGTACAGTACGATTATTTAGTCGAAGAATTGCTCCAGCAGCTTGATATTCCCTATAAGCGCGAAAAAAGAAAAGTAAAACAAGCTTTTAAGCATATCGGACACAGTCATGACTAA
- the ureC gene encoding urease subunit alpha: MSFQMSRRQYADMFGPTVGDAVRLADTELFIEIEKDFTTYGDEVKFGGGKVIRDGMGQHPLATRSEAADLVLTNAIIVDYTGIYKADIGIKDGLIQTIGKAGNPLLMDEVDIIIGASTEVIAAEGKILTAGGIDAHIHFICPQQIETALASGVTTMIGGGTGPATGSKATTCTPGAWHIERMLEAAEAFPMNIGFLGKGNASAKEPLIEQIEAGAIGLKLHEDWGTTASAIDTSLQVADEYDVQIAIHTDTLNEGGFVEDTIAAIGDRVIHTYHTEGAGGGHAPDIMEMASFPNVLPSSTNPTRPYTVNTLEEHLDMLMVCHHLDPSVPEDIAFADSRIRKETIAAEDILHDLGVFSMISSDSQAMGRVGEVITRTWQTADKMKKQRGKLKGDSEAGDNARVKRYVAKYTINPAIAHGISEYVGSVETGKMADLVLWEPAFFGIKPDLIVKGGLIAHSLMGDPNASIPTPQPILYRPMFASYGKARAKTSLTFVSKAAYENRVGEKLGLQKLLKPVKNIRQLKKTDMKLNGEMPKIEVDPQTYEVKVDGQMITCEAAEVVPMAQRYFLF, translated from the coding sequence ATGAGTTTTCAAATGTCGCGACGTCAGTATGCAGATATGTTTGGACCAACCGTTGGAGATGCTGTTCGTTTAGCAGACACAGAGCTATTTATTGAAATTGAAAAAGACTTCACCACGTACGGAGATGAAGTAAAGTTCGGCGGAGGAAAAGTCATTCGTGACGGAATGGGGCAGCATCCTCTTGCAACACGAAGCGAAGCAGCGGACTTAGTGTTGACAAATGCCATTATTGTTGATTATACAGGCATATATAAAGCAGATATTGGAATAAAAGATGGACTCATTCAAACCATCGGAAAAGCGGGCAATCCCCTGTTGATGGATGAAGTAGACATCATCATTGGTGCGAGTACAGAAGTGATTGCAGCTGAAGGGAAAATTTTAACCGCCGGCGGTATTGATGCACATATTCATTTCATTTGTCCGCAGCAAATTGAAACTGCTCTTGCCTCTGGAGTTACAACAATGATTGGAGGAGGAACAGGACCGGCTACAGGATCAAAAGCTACAACTTGTACACCCGGAGCTTGGCATATTGAACGAATGCTTGAAGCTGCTGAAGCATTTCCAATGAATATTGGCTTTTTAGGAAAAGGGAATGCAAGTGCCAAAGAGCCTTTAATTGAGCAAATTGAAGCTGGAGCGATTGGACTAAAGCTTCATGAAGACTGGGGAACCACGGCATCTGCCATCGACACAAGCTTACAGGTAGCAGACGAGTACGATGTTCAAATTGCGATTCATACAGATACTTTAAATGAAGGCGGCTTTGTCGAAGATACGATTGCAGCGATTGGCGATCGAGTCATCCATACCTATCATACTGAAGGAGCCGGAGGCGGACATGCACCTGATATTATGGAAATGGCAAGCTTTCCAAACGTGCTTCCATCATCAACCAATCCAACAAGACCCTATACTGTCAACACGCTTGAAGAACATTTAGATATGCTCATGGTATGTCATCATCTTGATCCCTCTGTACCAGAAGACATCGCTTTTGCTGATTCTCGCATTCGAAAAGAAACGATTGCAGCTGAAGATATTTTACACGACTTAGGTGTATTCAGTATGATTTCTTCAGATTCTCAAGCAATGGGACGTGTAGGAGAAGTGATTACAAGAACGTGGCAAACAGCTGATAAAATGAAAAAGCAACGAGGAAAACTTAAAGGTGACAGCGAAGCCGGCGATAACGCACGTGTCAAACGCTATGTAGCTAAATATACGATTAATCCAGCTATTGCTCATGGAATTTCCGAATACGTAGGATCGGTAGAAACAGGGAAAATGGCTGACTTAGTCCTATGGGAGCCAGCGTTTTTTGGAATAAAGCCTGACTTGATTGTAAAAGGCGGACTTATTGCTCACAGCTTAATGGGAGATCCTAACGCTTCAATTCCGACCCCGCAGCCGATTTTATACCGTCCGATGTTTGCTTCTTATGGAAAAGCACGAGCTAAAACGTCTCTTACGTTTGTGTCAAAAGCAGCGTACGAGAACAGAGTGGGCGAGAAACTGGGGTTGCAAAAGCTGCTTAAACCGGTCAAAAATATTCGTCAATTAAAAAAAACAGATATGAAGTTAAACGGGGAAATGCCTAAAATTGAAGTTGATCCCCAAACGTACGAAGTAAAAGTAGATGGACAAATGATTACATGTGAAGCAGCAGAAGTTGTGCCTATGGCGCAGCGATACTTTTTATTTTGA
- a CDS encoding urease subunit beta — MIPGEYFLKKDPITCNNGKKSISVTVINRGDRPVQVGSHFHFFEVNAALEFPREASLGYHLNIPAGTAVRFEPGDAKEVDLVAFSGTREIYGLNNKTNRSVSDRKEDI, encoded by the coding sequence ATGATTCCAGGGGAATATTTCTTAAAAAAAGACCCAATCACATGTAATAACGGAAAGAAATCGATTAGCGTGACTGTAATCAACAGAGGCGATCGACCTGTTCAAGTAGGGTCACACTTTCATTTTTTTGAAGTGAATGCTGCGCTCGAATTCCCCCGCGAAGCTTCGCTTGGCTATCATTTAAATATTCCAGCTGGTACAGCCGTTCGTTTTGAACCAGGTGATGCAAAAGAAGTGGATCTCGTTGCTTTCTCCGGAACAAGAGAAATCTACGGTCTTAACAATAAAACAAACAGATCGGTTTCTGATAGAAAGGAAGATATATGA
- a CDS encoding urease subunit gamma: MKLTSREQEKLMIVVAADLARRRQTRGLKLNYPEAVAIITYEIIEGARDGKTVAQLMREGTKILKREDVMEGIPEMIHDIQVEATFPDGTKLVTVHDPIR; encoded by the coding sequence TTGAAACTTACGTCGAGAGAACAAGAAAAATTAATGATTGTCGTAGCTGCAGACTTAGCAAGACGCCGTCAGACAAGGGGATTAAAACTTAACTATCCCGAAGCAGTAGCTATCATTACATATGAAATTATAGAAGGAGCTCGTGATGGCAAGACGGTAGCACAGCTAATGCGAGAAGGCACCAAGATTTTAAAACGAGAAGATGTAATGGAAGGTATTCCGGAAATGATTCATGATATTCAAGTAGAAGCTACCTTTCCAGACGGAACCAAGCTCGTCACTGTGCACGATCCAATTCGTTAA